The following proteins come from a genomic window of Larimichthys crocea isolate SSNF chromosome XV, L_crocea_2.0, whole genome shotgun sequence:
- the znf341 gene encoding zinc finger protein 341 isoform X1, giving the protein MEMYMNGQPSLIERLSRQQRSYKMAQAIFEVLEGMDNQTVLAVQSLLDGQGGVPDPNNQNVSGTSTIQPMGMYSKYDDEDVFLCGKCKKQFNSLPAFMTHKREQCQPSAPSLSTVSLASTNAYTPVPSISSGPQTPANRQVSTYITVPPSPLTHTLVQGNVLVSDDVLMSAISAFTSIDQPMATMQTPIQSNLSMHTAGVSYLQHHHHHHHHHHHQHQQQQQQQQQQQQQSSHPLPSNQTPAHPLPAGQPAQQPLSSQVPASHSNSVVQVYSTLPHMAGGGGAEIHALGLQPFHPVQVPSQCVESQPFNTPPVYSPGKQGTKTKICSITTNLTELGDFEKVIIPKRPRSSKKSPDGATAEQLKGKGPKLKCNFCDKIFSKNFDLQQHIRSHTGEKPFQCIVCGRAFAQKSNVKKHMQTHKVWPMGVASTVSRLPITVKVVPMSSNEEEGGGEQQQGEADEEGSQQHNSQTQAEEEAAQTEAQGELEESVTEARSDPEGSRGEAMQNGHPQVQMQSNQNQQCQAQTKQIVVIDSSYQCQFCASKFKTYFQLKSHLTKHKGEQVYKCVLKSCSQTFQKLDQFLEHIRTHQEQLTYRCHLCSKVFPSLFELGVHQYSHCFCPQQTDTRKETTVYRCVKCQSRYSTQEALEQHLLTATHSFPCPHCQKVFPCERYFRRHLPTHGIGGRFKCQICKKAFKTEHYLKLHTRIHSGEKPYKCSLCEATFNRKDKVKRHMLIHEPFKKYKCPFRTHVGCTKEFNRPDKLKAHILSHSGIKPYKCLFCQKAFSRRAHMLEHQQSHTDNYRFRCSTCNKGFTRQSYYRDHKCPAAGNGTGTDGETGEGEGNKVMGASMAEEKDGENDGKRSGFTRKAKRPGTGGDNGQDDTSKDSQERVEANGEEEEEEEEEEEEEEGRRTDEGCQAAMSISTIEGQTDREEEDDGMEHGGETLDHIQSNDQNCLQQPCL; this is encoded by the exons ATGGAGATGTACATGAACGGGCAGCCCTCGCTAATCGAGCGCCTATCGAGGCAGCAGAGGAGCTACAAGATGGCGCAAGCAATATTTGAGGTGCTTGAAG gcATGGACAACCAAACTGTGTTGGCGGTCCAGTCTCTGCTGGATGGCCAAGGCGGAGTTCCTGACCCAAACAACCAGAATGTTTCAGGGACGTCCACTATCCAGCCCATGGGTATGTACAGCAAATACG ACGACGAGGACGTGTTCCTGTGTGGGAAATGTAAAAAACAGTTCAATTCTCTGCCGGCCTTCATGACACACAAAAGGGAGCAGTGCCAGCCTAGCGCACCCTCCCTGTCCACAGTGTCGTTGGCCTCCACCAATGCCTACACGCCTGTCCCATCAATCAGCTCTGGACCACAGACTCCCGccaacagacag GTATCAACCTACATCACagtccctccctcccctctgacacacactctgGTCCAAGGCAACGTGCTGGTCAGTGACGATGTCCTTATGTCGGCTATCTCAGCCTTTACGTCCATCGACCAGCCCATGGCCACCATGCAGACGCCTATACAG AGTAACTTAAGCATGCACACAGCTGGTGTATCTTATCTGcagcaccatcaccaccaccaccatcatcaccatcaccagcaccagcagcagcagcagcaacagcaacagcaacagcaacagtcCTCCCACCCCCTGCCGTCCAACCAGACTCCAGCACATCCACTGCCAGCTGGACAGCCCGCCCAGCAGCCGCTCTCTTCACAGGTCCCAGCCAGCCACAGCAACTCTGTGGTCCAAGTGTACAGCACGCTGCCCCATATGGCTGGGGGGGGTGGTGCAGAGATCCACGCTCTGGGTCTGCAGCCTTTCCATCCTGTACAA GTGCCGAGCCAGTGTGTGGAGAGCCAACCGTTCAACACCCCTCCTGTCTACAGCCCCGGAAAGCAGGGCACCAAAACAAAGATCTGCAGCATCACCACCAACCTGACAGAGCTGGGCGACTTTGAAAAGGTCATCATACCCAAAAGACCAAGGAGTAGCAAAAAAAGCCCAGATGGAGCCACAG CAGAGCAGCTCAAAGGAAAAGGTCCAAAGCTGAAGTGTAATTTCTGTGACAAAATCTTCTCAAAAAACTTTGACCTTCAGCAGCACATTAGGAG tcacacaggagagaaaccgtTTCAGTGCATCGTCTGTGGCCGAGCCTTTGCCCAAAAGTCGAACGTGaagaaacacatgcagacacacaag GTGTGGCCTATGGGTGTGGCCAGCACGGTGTCAAGGTTACCAATCACAGTAAAGGTGGTGCCGATGTCGTCcaatgaggaggaggggggcggggAGCAGCAACAAGGTGAAGCGGATGAGGAGGGGTCGCAGCAGCACAACAGTCAAACACAAGCAGAAGAGGAGGCGGCACAGACAG AAGCTCAGGGTGAGTTGGAGGAGAGTGTGACCGAAGCGCGATCTGATCCGGAGGGCAGCCGAGGGGAAGCCATGCAGAACGGGCATCCTCAGGTGCAGATGCAGTCCAACCAGAACCAACAGTGCCAAGCGCAGACCAAGCAGATAGTCGTGATCGACAGCTCCTACCAGTGCCAGTTCTGCGCCAGCAAGTTCAAGACCTACTTCCAGCTCAAGTCCCACCTGACCAAGCACAAAGGGGAGCAG GTTTATAAGTGCGTGTTGAAGTCCTGCTCCCAGACTTTCCAGAAGTTGGATCAGTTCCTGGAGCATATCAGGACGCACCAGGAGCAGCTGACCTACCGCTGCCACCTCTGCAGCAAGGTGTTCCCCTCGCTGTTTGAACTGGGAGTCCACCAGTACTCCCATTGCTTCTGcccacaacagacagacacgcgCAAGGAAACTACTGTCTACAG GTGTGTGAAGTGTCAAAGCAGATATTCCACCCAGGAGGCACTGGAACAACACCTACTGACGGCCACACACAGCTTTCCCTGCCCACATTGTCAGAAG GTTTTTCCGTGCGAGAGGTACTTCAGACGTCACCTCCCCACTCACGGCATCGGGGGGAGGTTCAAGTGTCAGATCTGCAAGAAGGCCTTCAAGACGGAGCACTACCTCAAACTGCACACACGTATTCACTCAG GTGAGAAGCCGTACAAATGCTCCCTCTGTGAGGCGACATTCAACAGGAAGGACAAAGTGAAGCGACACATGCTGATCCATGAACCCTTTAAGAAATACAAGTGTCCCTTTAG GACACATGTGGGCTGCACCAAAGAATTCAACAGACCAGATAAACTCAAAGCCCACATTCTGTCACATTCTG gtaTCAAACCCTACAAGTGTCTATTCTGTCAGAAGGCGTTCAGTCGCAGAGCTCACATGCTTGAGCATCAGCAGTCCCACACAGATAACTACCGCTTCAGATGCTCAACCTGCAACAAGGGATTCACCAGACAGAGCTATTACAGAGACCACAAATGTCCCGCGGCGGGGAACGGGACAGGAACTGACGGAGAgactggagagggagagggaaacaAGGTAATGGGAGCGtcgatggcagaggagaaggacGGAGAGAATGACGGGAAAAGAAGCGGGTTCACGAGAAAAGCAAAAAGGCCAGGGACCGGGGGAGATAACGGACAGGACGACACCTCAAAGGACAGCCAAGAGCGGGTGGAAGCAaatggtgaggaggaggaggaggaggaggaggaagaggaggaagaggaggggaggaggactGACGAGGGTTGTCAGGCCGCAATGTCTATCTCCACTATTGAAGGGCAGAcggacagagaagaggaggatgatgggaTGGAACATGGTGGCGAGACACTGGATCATATTCAGAGCAATGATCAGAACTGTTTGCAGcagccatgtttgtag
- the znf341 gene encoding zinc finger protein 341 isoform X2, with protein MEMYMNGQPSLIERLSRQQRSYKMAQAIFEVLEGMDNQTVLAVQSLLDGQGGVPDPNNQNVSGTSTIQPMGMYSKYDDEDVFLCGKCKKQFNSLPAFMTHKREQCQPSAPSLSTVSLASTNAYTPVPSISSGPQTPANRQVSTYITVPPSPLTHTLVQGNVLVSDDVLMSAISAFTSIDQPMATMQTPIQSNLSMHTAGVSYLQHHHHHHHHHHHQHQQQQQQQQQQQQQSSHPLPSNQTPAHPLPAGQPAQQPLSSQVPASHSNSVVQVYSTLPHMAGGGGAEIHALGLQPFHPVQVPSQCVESQPFNTPPVYSPGKQGTKTKICSITTNLTELGDFEKVIIPKRPRSSKKSPDGATEQLKGKGPKLKCNFCDKIFSKNFDLQQHIRSHTGEKPFQCIVCGRAFAQKSNVKKHMQTHKVWPMGVASTVSRLPITVKVVPMSSNEEEGGGEQQQGEADEEGSQQHNSQTQAEEEAAQTEAQGELEESVTEARSDPEGSRGEAMQNGHPQVQMQSNQNQQCQAQTKQIVVIDSSYQCQFCASKFKTYFQLKSHLTKHKGEQVYKCVLKSCSQTFQKLDQFLEHIRTHQEQLTYRCHLCSKVFPSLFELGVHQYSHCFCPQQTDTRKETTVYRCVKCQSRYSTQEALEQHLLTATHSFPCPHCQKVFPCERYFRRHLPTHGIGGRFKCQICKKAFKTEHYLKLHTRIHSGEKPYKCSLCEATFNRKDKVKRHMLIHEPFKKYKCPFRTHVGCTKEFNRPDKLKAHILSHSGIKPYKCLFCQKAFSRRAHMLEHQQSHTDNYRFRCSTCNKGFTRQSYYRDHKCPAAGNGTGTDGETGEGEGNKVMGASMAEEKDGENDGKRSGFTRKAKRPGTGGDNGQDDTSKDSQERVEANGEEEEEEEEEEEEEEGRRTDEGCQAAMSISTIEGQTDREEEDDGMEHGGETLDHIQSNDQNCLQQPCL; from the exons ATGGAGATGTACATGAACGGGCAGCCCTCGCTAATCGAGCGCCTATCGAGGCAGCAGAGGAGCTACAAGATGGCGCAAGCAATATTTGAGGTGCTTGAAG gcATGGACAACCAAACTGTGTTGGCGGTCCAGTCTCTGCTGGATGGCCAAGGCGGAGTTCCTGACCCAAACAACCAGAATGTTTCAGGGACGTCCACTATCCAGCCCATGGGTATGTACAGCAAATACG ACGACGAGGACGTGTTCCTGTGTGGGAAATGTAAAAAACAGTTCAATTCTCTGCCGGCCTTCATGACACACAAAAGGGAGCAGTGCCAGCCTAGCGCACCCTCCCTGTCCACAGTGTCGTTGGCCTCCACCAATGCCTACACGCCTGTCCCATCAATCAGCTCTGGACCACAGACTCCCGccaacagacag GTATCAACCTACATCACagtccctccctcccctctgacacacactctgGTCCAAGGCAACGTGCTGGTCAGTGACGATGTCCTTATGTCGGCTATCTCAGCCTTTACGTCCATCGACCAGCCCATGGCCACCATGCAGACGCCTATACAG AGTAACTTAAGCATGCACACAGCTGGTGTATCTTATCTGcagcaccatcaccaccaccaccatcatcaccatcaccagcaccagcagcagcagcagcaacagcaacagcaacagcaacagtcCTCCCACCCCCTGCCGTCCAACCAGACTCCAGCACATCCACTGCCAGCTGGACAGCCCGCCCAGCAGCCGCTCTCTTCACAGGTCCCAGCCAGCCACAGCAACTCTGTGGTCCAAGTGTACAGCACGCTGCCCCATATGGCTGGGGGGGGTGGTGCAGAGATCCACGCTCTGGGTCTGCAGCCTTTCCATCCTGTACAA GTGCCGAGCCAGTGTGTGGAGAGCCAACCGTTCAACACCCCTCCTGTCTACAGCCCCGGAAAGCAGGGCACCAAAACAAAGATCTGCAGCATCACCACCAACCTGACAGAGCTGGGCGACTTTGAAAAGGTCATCATACCCAAAAGACCAAGGAGTAGCAAAAAAAGCCCAGATGGAGCCACAG AGCAGCTCAAAGGAAAAGGTCCAAAGCTGAAGTGTAATTTCTGTGACAAAATCTTCTCAAAAAACTTTGACCTTCAGCAGCACATTAGGAG tcacacaggagagaaaccgtTTCAGTGCATCGTCTGTGGCCGAGCCTTTGCCCAAAAGTCGAACGTGaagaaacacatgcagacacacaag GTGTGGCCTATGGGTGTGGCCAGCACGGTGTCAAGGTTACCAATCACAGTAAAGGTGGTGCCGATGTCGTCcaatgaggaggaggggggcggggAGCAGCAACAAGGTGAAGCGGATGAGGAGGGGTCGCAGCAGCACAACAGTCAAACACAAGCAGAAGAGGAGGCGGCACAGACAG AAGCTCAGGGTGAGTTGGAGGAGAGTGTGACCGAAGCGCGATCTGATCCGGAGGGCAGCCGAGGGGAAGCCATGCAGAACGGGCATCCTCAGGTGCAGATGCAGTCCAACCAGAACCAACAGTGCCAAGCGCAGACCAAGCAGATAGTCGTGATCGACAGCTCCTACCAGTGCCAGTTCTGCGCCAGCAAGTTCAAGACCTACTTCCAGCTCAAGTCCCACCTGACCAAGCACAAAGGGGAGCAG GTTTATAAGTGCGTGTTGAAGTCCTGCTCCCAGACTTTCCAGAAGTTGGATCAGTTCCTGGAGCATATCAGGACGCACCAGGAGCAGCTGACCTACCGCTGCCACCTCTGCAGCAAGGTGTTCCCCTCGCTGTTTGAACTGGGAGTCCACCAGTACTCCCATTGCTTCTGcccacaacagacagacacgcgCAAGGAAACTACTGTCTACAG GTGTGTGAAGTGTCAAAGCAGATATTCCACCCAGGAGGCACTGGAACAACACCTACTGACGGCCACACACAGCTTTCCCTGCCCACATTGTCAGAAG GTTTTTCCGTGCGAGAGGTACTTCAGACGTCACCTCCCCACTCACGGCATCGGGGGGAGGTTCAAGTGTCAGATCTGCAAGAAGGCCTTCAAGACGGAGCACTACCTCAAACTGCACACACGTATTCACTCAG GTGAGAAGCCGTACAAATGCTCCCTCTGTGAGGCGACATTCAACAGGAAGGACAAAGTGAAGCGACACATGCTGATCCATGAACCCTTTAAGAAATACAAGTGTCCCTTTAG GACACATGTGGGCTGCACCAAAGAATTCAACAGACCAGATAAACTCAAAGCCCACATTCTGTCACATTCTG gtaTCAAACCCTACAAGTGTCTATTCTGTCAGAAGGCGTTCAGTCGCAGAGCTCACATGCTTGAGCATCAGCAGTCCCACACAGATAACTACCGCTTCAGATGCTCAACCTGCAACAAGGGATTCACCAGACAGAGCTATTACAGAGACCACAAATGTCCCGCGGCGGGGAACGGGACAGGAACTGACGGAGAgactggagagggagagggaaacaAGGTAATGGGAGCGtcgatggcagaggagaaggacGGAGAGAATGACGGGAAAAGAAGCGGGTTCACGAGAAAAGCAAAAAGGCCAGGGACCGGGGGAGATAACGGACAGGACGACACCTCAAAGGACAGCCAAGAGCGGGTGGAAGCAaatggtgaggaggaggaggaggaggaggaggaagaggaggaagaggaggggaggaggactGACGAGGGTTGTCAGGCCGCAATGTCTATCTCCACTATTGAAGGGCAGAcggacagagaagaggaggatgatgggaTGGAACATGGTGGCGAGACACTGGATCATATTCAGAGCAATGATCAGAACTGTTTGCAGcagccatgtttgtag
- the znf341 gene encoding zinc finger protein 341 isoform X3, which produces MEMYMNGQPSLIERLSRQQRSYKMAQAIFEVLEGMDNQTVLAVQSLLDGQGGVPDPNNQNVSGTSTIQPMDDEDVFLCGKCKKQFNSLPAFMTHKREQCQPSAPSLSTVSLASTNAYTPVPSISSGPQTPANRQVSTYITVPPSPLTHTLVQGNVLVSDDVLMSAISAFTSIDQPMATMQTPIQSNLSMHTAGVSYLQHHHHHHHHHHHQHQQQQQQQQQQQQQSSHPLPSNQTPAHPLPAGQPAQQPLSSQVPASHSNSVVQVYSTLPHMAGGGGAEIHALGLQPFHPVQVPSQCVESQPFNTPPVYSPGKQGTKTKICSITTNLTELGDFEKVIIPKRPRSSKKSPDGATAEQLKGKGPKLKCNFCDKIFSKNFDLQQHIRSHTGEKPFQCIVCGRAFAQKSNVKKHMQTHKVWPMGVASTVSRLPITVKVVPMSSNEEEGGGEQQQGEADEEGSQQHNSQTQAEEEAAQTEAQGELEESVTEARSDPEGSRGEAMQNGHPQVQMQSNQNQQCQAQTKQIVVIDSSYQCQFCASKFKTYFQLKSHLTKHKGEQVYKCVLKSCSQTFQKLDQFLEHIRTHQEQLTYRCHLCSKVFPSLFELGVHQYSHCFCPQQTDTRKETTVYRCVKCQSRYSTQEALEQHLLTATHSFPCPHCQKVFPCERYFRRHLPTHGIGGRFKCQICKKAFKTEHYLKLHTRIHSGEKPYKCSLCEATFNRKDKVKRHMLIHEPFKKYKCPFRTHVGCTKEFNRPDKLKAHILSHSGIKPYKCLFCQKAFSRRAHMLEHQQSHTDNYRFRCSTCNKGFTRQSYYRDHKCPAAGNGTGTDGETGEGEGNKVMGASMAEEKDGENDGKRSGFTRKAKRPGTGGDNGQDDTSKDSQERVEANGEEEEEEEEEEEEEEGRRTDEGCQAAMSISTIEGQTDREEEDDGMEHGGETLDHIQSNDQNCLQQPCL; this is translated from the exons ATGGAGATGTACATGAACGGGCAGCCCTCGCTAATCGAGCGCCTATCGAGGCAGCAGAGGAGCTACAAGATGGCGCAAGCAATATTTGAGGTGCTTGAAG gcATGGACAACCAAACTGTGTTGGCGGTCCAGTCTCTGCTGGATGGCCAAGGCGGAGTTCCTGACCCAAACAACCAGAATGTTTCAGGGACGTCCACTATCCAGCCCATGG ACGACGAGGACGTGTTCCTGTGTGGGAAATGTAAAAAACAGTTCAATTCTCTGCCGGCCTTCATGACACACAAAAGGGAGCAGTGCCAGCCTAGCGCACCCTCCCTGTCCACAGTGTCGTTGGCCTCCACCAATGCCTACACGCCTGTCCCATCAATCAGCTCTGGACCACAGACTCCCGccaacagacag GTATCAACCTACATCACagtccctccctcccctctgacacacactctgGTCCAAGGCAACGTGCTGGTCAGTGACGATGTCCTTATGTCGGCTATCTCAGCCTTTACGTCCATCGACCAGCCCATGGCCACCATGCAGACGCCTATACAG AGTAACTTAAGCATGCACACAGCTGGTGTATCTTATCTGcagcaccatcaccaccaccaccatcatcaccatcaccagcaccagcagcagcagcagcaacagcaacagcaacagcaacagtcCTCCCACCCCCTGCCGTCCAACCAGACTCCAGCACATCCACTGCCAGCTGGACAGCCCGCCCAGCAGCCGCTCTCTTCACAGGTCCCAGCCAGCCACAGCAACTCTGTGGTCCAAGTGTACAGCACGCTGCCCCATATGGCTGGGGGGGGTGGTGCAGAGATCCACGCTCTGGGTCTGCAGCCTTTCCATCCTGTACAA GTGCCGAGCCAGTGTGTGGAGAGCCAACCGTTCAACACCCCTCCTGTCTACAGCCCCGGAAAGCAGGGCACCAAAACAAAGATCTGCAGCATCACCACCAACCTGACAGAGCTGGGCGACTTTGAAAAGGTCATCATACCCAAAAGACCAAGGAGTAGCAAAAAAAGCCCAGATGGAGCCACAG CAGAGCAGCTCAAAGGAAAAGGTCCAAAGCTGAAGTGTAATTTCTGTGACAAAATCTTCTCAAAAAACTTTGACCTTCAGCAGCACATTAGGAG tcacacaggagagaaaccgtTTCAGTGCATCGTCTGTGGCCGAGCCTTTGCCCAAAAGTCGAACGTGaagaaacacatgcagacacacaag GTGTGGCCTATGGGTGTGGCCAGCACGGTGTCAAGGTTACCAATCACAGTAAAGGTGGTGCCGATGTCGTCcaatgaggaggaggggggcggggAGCAGCAACAAGGTGAAGCGGATGAGGAGGGGTCGCAGCAGCACAACAGTCAAACACAAGCAGAAGAGGAGGCGGCACAGACAG AAGCTCAGGGTGAGTTGGAGGAGAGTGTGACCGAAGCGCGATCTGATCCGGAGGGCAGCCGAGGGGAAGCCATGCAGAACGGGCATCCTCAGGTGCAGATGCAGTCCAACCAGAACCAACAGTGCCAAGCGCAGACCAAGCAGATAGTCGTGATCGACAGCTCCTACCAGTGCCAGTTCTGCGCCAGCAAGTTCAAGACCTACTTCCAGCTCAAGTCCCACCTGACCAAGCACAAAGGGGAGCAG GTTTATAAGTGCGTGTTGAAGTCCTGCTCCCAGACTTTCCAGAAGTTGGATCAGTTCCTGGAGCATATCAGGACGCACCAGGAGCAGCTGACCTACCGCTGCCACCTCTGCAGCAAGGTGTTCCCCTCGCTGTTTGAACTGGGAGTCCACCAGTACTCCCATTGCTTCTGcccacaacagacagacacgcgCAAGGAAACTACTGTCTACAG GTGTGTGAAGTGTCAAAGCAGATATTCCACCCAGGAGGCACTGGAACAACACCTACTGACGGCCACACACAGCTTTCCCTGCCCACATTGTCAGAAG GTTTTTCCGTGCGAGAGGTACTTCAGACGTCACCTCCCCACTCACGGCATCGGGGGGAGGTTCAAGTGTCAGATCTGCAAGAAGGCCTTCAAGACGGAGCACTACCTCAAACTGCACACACGTATTCACTCAG GTGAGAAGCCGTACAAATGCTCCCTCTGTGAGGCGACATTCAACAGGAAGGACAAAGTGAAGCGACACATGCTGATCCATGAACCCTTTAAGAAATACAAGTGTCCCTTTAG GACACATGTGGGCTGCACCAAAGAATTCAACAGACCAGATAAACTCAAAGCCCACATTCTGTCACATTCTG gtaTCAAACCCTACAAGTGTCTATTCTGTCAGAAGGCGTTCAGTCGCAGAGCTCACATGCTTGAGCATCAGCAGTCCCACACAGATAACTACCGCTTCAGATGCTCAACCTGCAACAAGGGATTCACCAGACAGAGCTATTACAGAGACCACAAATGTCCCGCGGCGGGGAACGGGACAGGAACTGACGGAGAgactggagagggagagggaaacaAGGTAATGGGAGCGtcgatggcagaggagaaggacGGAGAGAATGACGGGAAAAGAAGCGGGTTCACGAGAAAAGCAAAAAGGCCAGGGACCGGGGGAGATAACGGACAGGACGACACCTCAAAGGACAGCCAAGAGCGGGTGGAAGCAaatggtgaggaggaggaggaggaggaggaggaagaggaggaagaggaggggaggaggactGACGAGGGTTGTCAGGCCGCAATGTCTATCTCCACTATTGAAGGGCAGAcggacagagaagaggaggatgatgggaTGGAACATGGTGGCGAGACACTGGATCATATTCAGAGCAATGATCAGAACTGTTTGCAGcagccatgtttgtag